The Crocosphaera subtropica ATCC 51142 genome includes a window with the following:
- the msrP gene encoding protein-methionine-sulfoxide reductase catalytic subunit MsrP → MSLIPIPPSWTISENKITPETIYFNRRRLLKGMIGASIASSLIPLSGCQKSASQTALEATLQKPKIPGVKTSPEFSQVDRPMTKEILAGQYNNFYEFGGNKKIWLNAQNLPTENWKVEVTGLVNNPKTYDIDDLKKKFPLEERIYRFRCVEAWSMVLPWVGFPMKALMAAVEPKSDAKYVRFTSFYDKDITTGPSFHLGYLPWPYQEGLRIEEMANELAFFAVGIYGHDLPKQHGAPLRMVIPWKYGFKGAKSIVKIEFLKEQPATYWNTIDPNEYDFEANVNPNKPHPRWSQATEKFISTGPGLSWEIKETLPYNGYGEYVASLYS, encoded by the coding sequence ATGTCTTTAATTCCCATTCCTCCTTCCTGGACTATTTCGGAAAATAAAATCACTCCTGAAACCATTTATTTTAACCGTCGTCGCCTCTTAAAAGGGATGATCGGGGCAAGTATCGCCAGCAGTTTAATTCCCCTTTCAGGATGTCAAAAATCAGCCTCTCAAACCGCATTAGAAGCAACTTTACAAAAACCTAAAATTCCAGGGGTTAAAACTTCTCCTGAATTTAGTCAAGTGGATCGTCCCATGACCAAAGAAATTTTAGCCGGACAATATAACAATTTTTATGAATTTGGAGGAAACAAAAAAATATGGTTAAATGCCCAAAATTTACCTACAGAAAATTGGAAAGTAGAAGTTACTGGATTAGTCAATAATCCCAAAACTTATGACATCGATGATTTAAAAAAGAAATTCCCTTTAGAAGAAAGAATTTATCGTTTTCGTTGTGTTGAAGCTTGGTCGATGGTCTTACCTTGGGTTGGGTTTCCTATGAAAGCATTAATGGCAGCAGTCGAACCTAAAAGCGACGCAAAATATGTTCGTTTTACCTCTTTTTACGATAAAGATATTACCACTGGTCCCAGTTTTCACCTTGGTTATTTACCCTGGCCTTATCAAGAAGGATTAAGAATTGAAGAAATGGCCAACGAGTTAGCCTTTTTTGCTGTGGGAATTTATGGCCATGATTTACCGAAACAACATGGCGCACCTTTACGAATGGTTATTCCTTGGAAATATGGATTTAAAGGCGCAAAATCCATTGTCAAAATTGAATTTTTAAAAGAACAACCCGCAACTTATTGGAACACTATCGACCCCAACGAATACGATTTTGAAGCCAATGTTAACCCTAACAAACCCCATCCTCGTTGGTCCCAAGCAACAGAAAAATTTATTAGTACAGGACCTGGATTATCTTGGGAAATAAAAGAGACATTACCTTACAATGGTTATGGGGAATATGTCGCTAGTTTATATTCGTAA
- a CDS encoding ferritin-like domain-containing protein, translating into MRHQHRRQRRFNHSSTAATCLAVMATTNLVSQPVSTSKINLDARTQQAMIDAINDEYYARALYNAIIEKFGQVRPFINIVQAENRHVQLWNKLFNQYGLPIPEDAYAGKIEAPDSLKTACQMGVEGEIANVQMYDKFLEFVQERDLRAAFTQLREVSQNRHKVAFERCLSRFSDF; encoded by the coding sequence ATGAGACATCAACACCGCAGACAGAGACGTTTTAACCATTCTTCGACGGCAGCAACTTGTTTAGCCGTAATGGCCACAACAAATTTAGTTTCCCAACCCGTTTCCACTAGCAAGATTAACTTAGATGCTAGAACCCAACAGGCTATGATTGATGCTATCAATGATGAATATTATGCCCGTGCCTTGTATAATGCCATCATTGAGAAGTTTGGCCAGGTTCGTCCTTTTATTAACATTGTTCAAGCTGAAAATCGCCATGTACAGCTATGGAATAAGTTATTTAACCAATATGGCTTACCCATTCCTGAAGATGCTTATGCTGGAAAAATAGAAGCTCCTGACAGCCTCAAAACAGCCTGTCAGATGGGGGTTGAGGGAGAAATTGCCAATGTGCAAATGTACGATAAATTCCTGGAATTTGTCCAAGAAAGGGATTTAAGGGCTGCCTTTACACAACTGCGTGAAGTATCTCAAAACAGACACAAAGTCGCCTTTGAACGTTGTCTATCAAGGTTTTCGGACTTCTAA
- a CDS encoding cytochrome ubiquinol oxidase subunit I — translation MNLFSDTVTLSRMQFALTAIFHMLWPVLTTGMAIYLVVVEGLWLKTRNPNYYYHARFWTKLYVLNFGIGVASGLPMEFQFGTNWAPFSEAVGDFFGSILGFEGAMAFMLEAGFLGIMLFGWERVHPAIHYLATIMVAFGANLSTFWILVANSWMQTPSGGEMVNGKFVVNDYFQAILNPFMAKSVSHMFLATLETSLFVIGGISAWYIINQRHQAFFAHSLKIVLAVAIAVTPLQIYVGHLSAEQVYRYQPTKLAAMEAKWETSPAGQPADWSLLALPNEKREFNSWEITIPQGLGYVLEFKANLSEPVQGLKEWPVNERPKMVGLIYYSFRVMSGIGFFLAGLMVWSLLQWLMGNLSPETISQRKWLLRTWILAAPLGYIAVESGWIVRCVGRQPWTLYGEIRTVDAASHLPASNVLTSLICFAVIYSMLFIAALYFGSRIIRRGPKLDLPLPIPGLEDKVAMSTEQANFVKDQRPLEAQQ, via the coding sequence ATGAATCTTTTTTCAGATACAGTTACACTGTCTCGGATGCAGTTTGCCCTGACTGCTATTTTCCATATGCTTTGGCCTGTGTTAACCACAGGGATGGCTATTTATTTAGTAGTGGTTGAAGGGTTATGGTTAAAAACCCGAAATCCCAATTATTACTATCATGCTCGTTTTTGGACCAAACTCTACGTCCTTAACTTTGGGATTGGGGTAGCGTCTGGTTTACCGATGGAGTTTCAATTCGGCACCAACTGGGCCCCTTTTTCAGAAGCAGTGGGGGACTTTTTTGGTAGTATTCTTGGATTTGAAGGGGCCATGGCCTTCATGCTAGAAGCCGGCTTTTTGGGCATCATGTTATTTGGTTGGGAACGGGTTCATCCAGCCATTCACTACCTGGCCACCATTATGGTTGCTTTTGGGGCTAATTTGTCCACTTTCTGGATTTTAGTAGCCAATTCTTGGATGCAAACCCCTTCTGGGGGAGAGATGGTTAACGGAAAATTTGTGGTAAATGATTATTTTCAGGCCATTCTTAACCCCTTTATGGCCAAAAGTGTCTCCCATATGTTTCTAGCCACCCTAGAAACCTCTTTATTTGTCATTGGGGGAATCAGTGCTTGGTATATCATTAATCAGCGACATCAAGCCTTTTTTGCTCATTCTTTAAAAATTGTGTTAGCCGTGGCCATTGCTGTAACCCCTCTACAAATCTACGTCGGCCACTTAAGTGCAGAACAAGTGTATCGTTATCAACCCACCAAGTTAGCGGCCATGGAAGCGAAATGGGAGACTTCCCCCGCCGGACAACCGGCGGATTGGAGTTTACTGGCCTTACCCAACGAAAAACGGGAATTCAATTCATGGGAAATCACTATTCCTCAAGGACTGGGATACGTTTTAGAATTTAAAGCTAATCTCTCTGAACCAGTGCAAGGACTCAAAGAATGGCCCGTGAATGAACGGCCTAAGATGGTGGGATTAATTTACTATTCGTTTCGGGTGATGAGTGGCATTGGTTTTTTCTTAGCTGGTTTGATGGTGTGGAGTCTTCTGCAATGGCTAATGGGTAATCTTTCCCCTGAAACAATTAGCCAACGAAAATGGCTGTTAAGAACTTGGATATTGGCCGCACCCTTGGGTTATATTGCCGTAGAATCAGGCTGGATTGTGCGGTGTGTGGGACGACAACCCTGGACGTTATATGGAGAGATTCGCACCGTTGATGCAGCGTCTCATCTTCCTGCAAGCAATGTGTTGACTTCTTTAATCTGTTTTGCTGTGATTTATTCGATGTTGTTCATTGCAGCTTTATATTTTGGCAGTCGGATTATTCGTCGAGGACCTAAGTTAGATTTACCCCTCCCGATTCCTGGGTTAGAGGATAAAGTAGCTATGTCAACCGAACAAGCCAATTTTGTCAAAGATCAACGGCCTTTAGAAGCACAACAATAA
- the petC gene encoding cytochrome b6-f complex iron-sulfur subunit — protein sequence MDNNLSFDQTSLSRRQLLNFLTGSTVAVVAGSALYPAAKFFTPPKETGEGGAILAKDKLGNPIPASQILENPPETRALVAGLAGEPTYLIVTDANTLDGRGIVDNCTHLGCTFPWNETAEQFQCPCHGSRYDAEGSVVRGPANRPLKLVHVAVIDDAIWLSPWTETDPRTGERPWWV from the coding sequence ATGGACAATAACCTTTCTTTCGATCAAACTTCCTTATCCAGACGACAACTGTTAAACTTTTTAACCGGATCGACGGTTGCAGTAGTTGCCGGATCGGCCCTTTATCCTGCGGCTAAATTCTTCACTCCACCCAAAGAAACAGGAGAAGGAGGAGCAATATTGGCTAAAGATAAACTAGGAAATCCCATTCCTGCCTCCCAAATTCTAGAAAATCCCCCGGAAACCCGTGCATTAGTGGCTGGTTTAGCTGGAGAACCCACTTATCTTATTGTCACTGATGCTAATACCTTAGATGGACGGGGTATTGTCGATAATTGTACTCATTTAGGTTGTACCTTTCCTTGGAATGAGACGGCCGAACAATTCCAATGTCCTTGTCATGGTTCCCGTTACGATGCGGAGGGTTCCGTGGTTCGGGGGCCCGCTAACCGTCCTTTAAAACTGGTTCATGTCGCAGTGATCGATGATGCCATTTGGCTTTCTCCTTGGACTGAAACCGATCCTCGTACGGGTGAACGCCCTTGGTGGGTTTAA
- a CDS encoding NAD(P)/FAD-dependent oxidoreductase: protein MAHIVVIGGGIGGLPTAYELRHLLLSSHQITLVSNQPNFTFIPSLPWVALNLISLQRIQLDIKSLLQKRGINWLLGTVTQLEPEKKQILVENETITYDYLIVATGAELALDTIPGLGPEMGYTQSVCNPHHATQAGEAWSEFLADPGPLIVGAVPGASCFGPAYEFAMLANATLRQSQPWKQVPITFVTPEPYVGHLGIGSMANSQALVRELMAKHNINILENAAICHISPDTIYLSNGERLPFKYAMVLPPFRGPSFLREIPGLTDEQGFLPVLPTGQHPDYPSLYGIGVVVKINPPEVTSIPIGVPKTGQMTEAMGMAAAHNIACELGELSSHLMIPTLEALCLADFGETGVCFLAAPILPDAITGQRRKAIALQGQWVNWSKTAFEQFFLLKMRLGWSVPWFERLALQGLGLSLVKPLPNQT from the coding sequence ATGGCTCATATTGTTGTTATTGGCGGAGGAATAGGAGGATTACCAACAGCCTATGAATTGCGCCATTTACTCTTGTCTTCCCATCAAATTACCCTTGTTTCTAATCAACCAAACTTTACTTTTATTCCGTCTTTACCTTGGGTAGCATTAAACTTAATTTCATTGCAACGTATTCAATTAGATATAAAGTCTTTACTACAAAAACGAGGCATTAACTGGCTTTTAGGGACAGTAACTCAGCTTGAGCCAGAAAAAAAACAGATTTTAGTGGAAAATGAGACAATAACCTATGATTATCTTATCGTTGCTACCGGCGCTGAACTGGCTTTAGATACCATTCCTGGACTTGGACCTGAGATGGGATATACTCAATCTGTGTGTAATCCTCACCATGCAACGCAAGCGGGTGAAGCTTGGTCTGAATTTTTAGCTGATCCTGGCCCGTTAATTGTGGGGGCAGTTCCAGGGGCAAGTTGTTTTGGACCAGCCTATGAATTTGCGATGTTAGCAAATGCAACCCTCAGACAGTCTCAACCGTGGAAACAAGTTCCTATTACCTTTGTCACCCCAGAACCCTATGTGGGACATTTAGGGATAGGTAGCATGGCTAACTCTCAGGCATTAGTTAGGGAACTCATGGCAAAGCATAACATTAATATTCTAGAAAATGCTGCTATTTGTCATATTTCACCTGATACGATTTACTTATCCAACGGTGAAAGGTTGCCCTTTAAGTATGCCATGGTGTTACCTCCCTTTCGAGGACCTAGTTTCTTGCGAGAAATCCCTGGCTTAACCGATGAACAAGGATTTTTACCGGTTTTGCCCACTGGGCAACATCCTGACTATCCATCTCTTTACGGTATCGGTGTTGTTGTCAAAATTAACCCCCCAGAAGTCACATCTATCCCCATCGGGGTTCCCAAAACTGGACAAATGACAGAAGCAATGGGAATGGCAGCAGCCCATAATATTGCTTGTGAATTAGGAGAACTATCGAGTCATTTGATGATTCCAACCCTAGAAGCCTTATGTTTGGCTGATTTTGGAGAAACAGGGGTTTGTTTTCTTGCTGCCCCCATTTTACCCGATGCTATCACAGGACAACGCAGAAAAGCGATCGCCTTACAAGGACAATGGGTGAATTGGAGTAAAACGGCGTTTGAGCAATTTTTCTTATTAAAAATGCGTTTGGGTTGGTCAGTTCCTTGGTTTGAACGGTTAGCTTTGCAAGGGTTGGGATTATCTTTAGTTAAACCCTTACCAAATCAAACCTAG
- the psbA gene encoding photosystem II q(b) protein produces MTISSLESSRQSNLWSKFCNWITSTENRLYIGWFGVLLIPTGLVAAIVFILAFIAAPPVDLDGIREPVSGSLLYGNNIISATVVPTSAAVGLHLYPLWEAATLDEWLYNGGPYQLIVLHFLIGIFAYMGREWELSYRLGMRPWIPVAFSAPVAAATAVLLIYPIGQGSFSDGLMLGISGTFNFMIVFQAEHNILMHPFHELGVAGVFGGALFASMHGSLVTSSLIRETTEAQSANQGYKFGQEEETYNLVAAHGYFGRLIFQYASFNNSRSLHFFLAAWPVIGIWFASIGISTMAFNLNGFNFNGSVLDSQGRVINTWADVINRANIGIEVMHERNAHNFPLDLALGDSQPIAMAVNS; encoded by the coding sequence ATGACTATTTCTTCGTTGGAGTCATCCAGACAGAGTAATCTGTGGTCAAAGTTCTGTAATTGGATTACTAGCACTGAAAATCGCCTATATATTGGTTGGTTTGGGGTTTTATTAATTCCTACGGGGTTAGTAGCTGCTATCGTCTTTATTCTGGCCTTTATTGCTGCGCCCCCTGTGGATCTCGATGGCATTCGGGAACCCGTTTCTGGGTCTTTGTTATATGGCAATAACATCATTAGTGCCACCGTTGTGCCGACTTCTGCCGCCGTTGGCTTGCATCTTTATCCCCTTTGGGAAGCAGCTACCTTAGATGAATGGCTGTACAATGGCGGCCCGTATCAATTAATTGTGCTGCACTTTTTAATTGGAATTTTTGCTTATATGGGGCGAGAATGGGAGTTAAGCTACCGTTTAGGGATGCGCCCGTGGATTCCTGTTGCTTTTTCTGCCCCTGTCGCTGCTGCAACGGCCGTTCTCTTAATTTATCCCATTGGACAAGGAAGCTTTTCCGACGGCTTAATGTTGGGCATTTCAGGGACATTCAATTTTATGATTGTCTTCCAAGCCGAACATAATATTTTGATGCACCCATTCCATGAATTAGGGGTTGCGGGTGTGTTTGGCGGTGCGTTGTTTGCGTCCATGCACGGATCGTTAGTGACTTCTAGTTTAATTCGAGAAACCACTGAAGCGCAATCAGCCAATCAAGGTTATAAATTCGGACAAGAAGAAGAAACCTATAATTTAGTGGCTGCTCATGGCTATTTCGGACGATTAATCTTCCAATATGCCAGTTTTAACAATTCCCGTTCCTTGCACTTCTTCTTAGCTGCCTGGCCAGTGATCGGAATTTGGTTTGCTTCCATTGGTATCAGCACCATGGCCTTTAACCTTAATGGCTTTAACTTTAACGGATCAGTTCTCGATTCTCAAGGACGAGTGATCAATACTTGGGCCGATGTCATTAACCGTGCCAACATCGGCATAGAAGTGATGCACGAACGCAACGCCCATAATTTTCCTCTTGATCTAGCGTTAGGGGACTCTCAACCCATTGCTATGGCAGTAAATAGCTAA
- the cydB gene encoding cytochrome d ubiquinol oxidase subunit II, with the protein MDALLHFLPQVWFVILALFLFLYVMLDGFDLGVGILSLTSSNEERRTLLMTSLGNIWDANETWLVLMGGGLFGAFPLAYGTILNALYIPIFIMIFGLIFRAVAFEFREQANNKIFWNFAFGIGSFLAALGQGFALGTVIQGIKVDAMGHFIGSTWDWLNWRNLLVALTLIQGYVLIGSTYLILKTEGELQNTHYRTAKLAGITTLLGAILITITTPIFYESLRDRLFSAPLVYIFAAIPILGMVLVWLLLQSLNQREESTPFIWTILIFLLSFIGLGLIVFPYIIPTEITIYQAAAAPSALVFMLIFIGFLIPVMLFYNIYNYVVFRGKVVNEGEGY; encoded by the coding sequence ATGGACGCATTATTACATTTTCTGCCCCAAGTTTGGTTTGTCATTTTAGCTTTGTTTTTATTTCTCTATGTCATGTTAGATGGCTTTGATCTCGGAGTCGGTATCTTGTCTCTCACCAGTTCTAACGAAGAACGAAGAACCCTGTTAATGACCAGTTTAGGGAATATCTGGGATGCTAACGAAACTTGGTTAGTCTTGATGGGAGGCGGGTTATTCGGGGCGTTTCCTTTGGCTTACGGGACGATTCTCAATGCTCTGTATATTCCCATTTTTATCATGATTTTTGGCCTCATTTTTCGGGCAGTTGCCTTTGAATTTCGAGAACAGGCTAATAATAAGATATTTTGGAATTTTGCCTTTGGAATCGGTAGTTTTCTGGCCGCTTTAGGCCAAGGATTTGCTCTCGGTACGGTGATTCAAGGAATCAAAGTCGATGCAATGGGGCATTTTATCGGGTCTACCTGGGATTGGTTAAACTGGCGCAATCTATTGGTGGCATTAACCTTGATTCAGGGTTATGTCTTGATCGGTTCAACCTACTTAATTTTGAAAACAGAGGGAGAACTACAAAACACCCATTATCGAACCGCTAAATTAGCAGGGATAACCACATTATTAGGGGCAATTTTAATTACGATTACCACCCCAATTTTTTATGAAAGCCTCAGAGATCGCTTATTTAGTGCGCCTTTGGTTTATATTTTTGCTGCCATCCCGATTCTGGGGATGGTGTTAGTTTGGTTACTTCTACAAAGTCTCAATCAACGAGAAGAAAGCACTCCTTTTATTTGGACTATCCTTATCTTTTTATTGAGTTTTATTGGGTTAGGATTAATTGTTTTTCCTTATATTATTCCCACGGAAATCACTATTTATCAAGCTGCTGCTGCTCCGAGTGCTTTAGTCTTTATGCTGATTTTTATCGGCTTTCTGATCCCAGTCATGTTGTTTTATAATATCTATAATTATGTGGTGTTTCGGGGCAAGGTTGTTAACGAAGGAGAGGGATATTAA
- a CDS encoding rhodanese-like domain-containing protein: MTATTSLKPSVTNISPQDFHQLSNSPLLIDVRSQFEYVRGHAKGAINLSLPRILMAQNAYLRQLIVPKWFRDLPKDKPIAVICLTAHRSPIAANSLLKMGFTQVLNVTGGMSQWWQLDYPNVTGNKSE, from the coding sequence ATGACTGCAACAACTTCTTTAAAACCATCGGTGACGAATATTTCTCCTCAAGACTTTCATCAATTATCCAATTCTCCTTTATTGATTGATGTTCGTTCACAATTTGAATATGTTAGGGGTCATGCCAAGGGAGCCATTAATCTTAGTTTACCTCGCATTTTAATGGCACAAAATGCTTATTTACGGCAGCTTATTGTCCCGAAATGGTTCCGAGATTTACCAAAAGATAAACCTATTGCTGTTATTTGTTTAACGGCTCATAGAAGTCCCATTGCTGCTAATTCTTTACTAAAAATGGGCTTTACTCAGGTCTTGAATGTCACAGGAGGAATGAGTCAATGGTGGCAGTTAGACTATCCTAATGTAACGGGAAATAAATCAGAATAA
- the dnaB gene encoding replicative DNA helicase — MVVNQTLPPQNIEAEESILGGILLDPEAMGRVVDLITPEAFYIQSHKDIYHAALKLHGQGQPTDFLTVKSTLEDHHLLEKIGGLNKLTQLLDRTVSAVNIDRYATLVMDKYLRRQLIAAGHEIVDLGFETTQELEIVLDESEKKIFALTQKRPQEGLIPISDTIIKTFNELEKLHEQTALPGIETGFYDLDAMTGGLQRSDLIIIAGRPSMGKTAFGLGMAANIAKNFDLPVAMFSLEMSKEQLSMRLLAAEAGIESNRLRSGRFVQNDYEKISIAIGTLSNLPIYIDDAANITVTQIRSQVRRLLAEKKGEFGLVLIDYLQLMEGAGSENRVQELSKITRSLKGLAREIKAPVIALSQLSRAVEARNNKRPMMSDLRESGAIEQDADLIMMLYRDEYYNPDTVDRGIAEILLTKHRNGPTGTVRLLFQPELTKFLNMQTSSNYA, encoded by the coding sequence ATGGTTGTTAATCAAACCCTTCCTCCCCAAAATATTGAAGCTGAAGAGTCTATTTTAGGTGGAATTTTGCTTGATCCTGAAGCAATGGGACGGGTGGTAGATTTAATAACCCCAGAAGCGTTTTATATACAGTCCCATAAAGATATTTATCATGCAGCCTTAAAGTTACATGGACAGGGACAACCGACAGATTTTTTAACGGTTAAAAGCACTTTAGAAGATCACCATTTATTAGAAAAAATTGGTGGATTAAATAAATTAACTCAGTTATTGGATAGGACAGTTTCTGCTGTGAATATTGACCGTTACGCAACTTTGGTAATGGATAAATATTTACGCCGACAATTGATTGCTGCGGGTCATGAAATTGTTGATTTAGGATTTGAAACAACTCAAGAATTAGAAATTGTTTTAGATGAGTCAGAAAAAAAGATTTTTGCCTTAACTCAAAAGCGTCCTCAAGAGGGATTAATTCCTATTTCTGATACTATTATTAAAACATTTAATGAGTTAGAGAAACTTCATGAACAAACGGCACTTCCAGGTATCGAAACCGGGTTTTATGACCTAGATGCGATGACGGGAGGATTGCAACGTTCTGACTTAATTATAATAGCGGGTCGTCCATCTATGGGCAAGACAGCATTCGGGTTGGGAATGGCCGCAAATATTGCCAAAAACTTTGATTTACCGGTGGCAATGTTCAGTTTAGAAATGTCAAAAGAACAACTTTCTATGCGTTTATTAGCAGCAGAAGCAGGAATCGAAAGTAACCGTTTGCGATCCGGTAGATTTGTTCAAAATGACTATGAAAAGATTAGTATTGCTATTGGAACTTTATCCAATTTACCGATTTATATCGATGATGCTGCTAACATTACAGTGACCCAAATTCGATCCCAAGTTCGTCGTCTGTTAGCAGAAAAAAAAGGAGAATTTGGTTTAGTTTTGATCGACTATTTACAATTAATGGAAGGTGCAGGTAGTGAAAATAGAGTTCAAGAATTATCAAAAATAACCCGTTCTTTGAAGGGTTTAGCCCGTGAAATTAAAGCCCCTGTGATTGCTTTATCTCAATTGAGTCGTGCAGTTGAAGCGAGAAATAATAAGCGTCCGATGATGTCAGATTTACGAGAAAGTGGTGCTATTGAACAAGATGCAGATTTAATTATGATGTTATATCGAGACGAATATTACAACCCCGATACCGTTGATAGAGGAATAGCTGAAATTCTTTTAACCAAGCATCGTAACGGACCGACGGGAACCGTCAGACTATTATTTCAGCCAGAATTAACTAAATTTTTGAATATGCAAACCAGTTCTAATTATGCCTAA
- the thyD gene encoding thylakoid membrane protein ThyD has protein sequence MKIAITGATGFVGTRLVNRLKDEDHQFVIFTRNVNRAKTIYPASTFPTVEIVPYNAKESGEWQDKISGCNAVVNLAGEPIAERWSPEHKKAILESRQLGTRKIVEAITKAKDKPSVLINPSAVGYYGTSETKTFDENSPPGNDFLAEVCQAWESEAQEVKKANVRLVILRFGIVLGKGGALARMIPPFKLFAGGPIGSGRQWFSWIHIDDLVELIKESLKRSGIVGTFNATSPNPVRMNELCETLGEVMNRPSWLPVPDFALEVILGEGSKLVLEGQQVLPKETLALGFQYQYPTIKSALMDIVPKM, from the coding sequence ATGAAAATCGCAATTACTGGCGCAACTGGATTTGTGGGAACTCGATTAGTCAATCGTTTAAAAGATGAAGACCATCAATTTGTTATCTTCACCCGAAACGTTAATCGTGCTAAAACAATTTATCCTGCTTCTACTTTTCCTACTGTAGAGATTGTTCCTTATAATGCTAAAGAATCAGGAGAGTGGCAAGATAAAATTTCGGGATGTAATGCTGTGGTTAATTTAGCAGGAGAACCTATTGCAGAAAGATGGAGTCCTGAACATAAAAAAGCCATCTTAGAAAGTCGTCAGTTAGGAACCCGAAAAATTGTCGAAGCCATTACTAAAGCAAAAGATAAACCTTCAGTGTTAATTAATCCTTCTGCCGTTGGTTATTATGGTACTAGCGAAACCAAAACGTTCGACGAAAATAGTCCTCCTGGTAACGATTTTTTAGCCGAAGTTTGCCAAGCTTGGGAAAGCGAAGCACAAGAAGTTAAAAAAGCAAATGTCCGTTTAGTGATTTTGCGGTTCGGTATTGTTTTAGGTAAAGGTGGGGCTTTAGCTCGAATGATTCCCCCCTTTAAACTATTTGCTGGAGGACCTATAGGCAGTGGTCGTCAGTGGTTTTCTTGGATTCATATTGATGATTTAGTCGAGTTAATTAAAGAGTCTTTGAAACGATCAGGCATTGTGGGAACTTTTAATGCTACATCCCCTAATCCTGTGCGGATGAATGAACTCTGTGAAACCCTAGGGGAAGTGATGAATCGTCCCTCTTGGTTACCTGTGCCAGATTTTGCCTTAGAAGTTATCCTAGGAGAAGGATCAAAACTTGTTCTAGAAGGTCAACAAGTATTGCCCAAAGAAACCCTAGCATTAGGATTTCAATATCAATATCCTACAATTAAATCAGCCTTAATGGATATTGTTCCTAAGATGTAA
- a CDS encoding Tll0287-like domain-containing protein has translation MYHQKIFKFLGLMLIVFPLILLLIIGNTTVANAETDPNQLTKAVQEIEALDRMRSQLASTLKDQPETPNLETFKQVCQPVGMRAKQLSEENGWQVRQIAKKYRNPSHSPNNLTEKIALAKFEENPKLMGFWQRETMKGEKGTAYYRRINVEGSCLACHGTKNSRPKFVQEKYPQDLAYDFKPGDLRGMYGVFIPD, from the coding sequence ATGTATCATCAAAAGATTTTCAAGTTTTTGGGTTTGATGTTAATTGTTTTTCCTCTAATACTGTTACTAATTATAGGGAATACTACTGTAGCCAATGCTGAAACTGATCCCAATCAATTAACGAAAGCGGTTCAAGAAATTGAAGCACTTGATAGGATGAGATCGCAGTTAGCTTCAACTTTAAAAGATCAGCCAGAAACCCCTAATTTAGAAACCTTTAAACAAGTGTGTCAACCAGTTGGAATGAGGGCAAAACAACTCAGTGAAGAAAATGGCTGGCAAGTCAGACAAATTGCTAAAAAATATCGCAATCCTTCCCATTCTCCTAATAATTTAACCGAAAAAATAGCCTTAGCAAAATTTGAGGAAAATCCAAAGTTAATGGGGTTTTGGCAACGAGAAACGATGAAGGGAGAAAAAGGAACCGCTTATTATCGACGGATTAATGTGGAAGGGAGTTGTTTAGCTTGTCATGGTACAAAAAATTCTCGACCCAAATTTGTACAAGAAAAATATCCCCAAGATTTAGCTTATGATTTTAAACCAGGAGATTTAAGGGGAATGTATGGGGTGTTTATCCCAGATTAA